The following are encoded in a window of Sorex araneus isolate mSorAra2 chromosome 11, mSorAra2.pri, whole genome shotgun sequence genomic DNA:
- the PDZD7 gene encoding PDZ domain-containing protein 7: MAQGFVVGEPPGPGDLSSSSLSSLSLSSHGHLPGDSAGAATRYLLRKQQRLLNGPPRGIRASSPMGRVILINSPIEANSDESDVIHAVRVEKSPGGRLGFSVRGGSEHGLGIFVSKVEEGSSAERAGLCVGDKITEVNGLSLESTTMGSAVKTLTGSSCLHMMVRRMGRVPAIKFSKEKTTWVDVVNRRLVVEKCGSSRSDSSSEDGARRIVHLYTTSDDFCLGFNIRGGKEFGLGIYVSKVDHGGLAEEHGIKVGDQVLAANGVRFDDLSHSQAVEVLKGQTHIMLTIKETGRYPAYKEMVSEYCWLDRLSNGVLQQLSPASESSSSVSSFASSAPYSSTEGSLPSDRMDVCLGPEEPSWGRADTAMQTEPEPGARVETWCSVRPTVILRDTAIRSEAPAPTRRLDSALSESPKTALLLALSRPRPPITRSQSHLTLWEEKKQRKKEKLGSSGEKGALQRSKTLMNLFFKGGRQGRLAGDGHREAWTLDGRSPARSRPRLDMEKAGSVGPVQKSVTWRLRRDRERGRTLLSGRPASPCSRLPEAEERVQAWESRRPLIQDLARRLLTEDEVLAVTRHCSRYVHEGGVEDLVRPLLAILDRPTKLLLLRDIRSVVAPTDLGRFDSMVMPVELEAFEALRSRAVRPPALRPARQDTPPKRHLITPVPDSRGGFYLLPVNGFSEEEGDRELRERLEDLQVSPGATAATPRHPPKGIPPLRDVPVDAFAPRRGTGTPPPQPPPVAPRPQRPNWLLTEPREDPRQSRSQGPAQSRSRSRSRGRGKSPGRGRSPSPAPTSCPSTANGRYHKPRRPRPALPRPLDGQAAQAGDSPAPPPENGTVGPAEVATAAPRGELRTVTLSKTKQSLGISISGGIESRVQPMVKIEKIFPGGAAFLSGTLQAGFELVAVDGESLEQVTHQRAVDTIRRAYRNKAREPMELVVRVPGPGPQALPSSSSALPGQRLPADRPPPTDP, encoded by the exons CCAACAGTGATGAGAGCGACGTCATCCACGCCGTCCGGGTGGAGAAGAGCCCCGGCGGGAGGCTGGGTTTCAGCGTGCGCGGCGGCTCCGAGCACGGCCTGGGCATCTTTGTCAGCAaggtggaggaggggagcagTGCAG agCGCGCTGGCCTGTGTGTGGGGGACAAGATCACAGAGGTGAACGGGCTGAGCCTGGAGAGCACCACCATGGGCAGCGCTGTGAAGACTCTGACAGGGAGCAGCTGCCTGCACATGATGGTGCGACGCATGGGCCGTGTGCCGGCCATCAAGTTCTCCAAGGAGAAGACCACATG GGTGGACGTGGTGAACCGGCGGCTGGTGGTGGAGAAGTGCGGCTCCTCGCGCTCCGACAGCAGCTCCGAGGACGGGGCGCGGCGCATCGTGCACCTCTACACCACCTCCGACGACTTCTGCCTGGGATTCAACATCCGCGGGGGCAAGGAGTTCGGCCTGGGCATCTACGTGTCCAA AGTGGACCATGGCGGGCTGGCCGAGGAGCATGGCATCAAGGTGGGGGACCAGGTGCTGGCGGCCAACGGCGTCAGGTTCGATGACCTCAGCCACAGCCAGGCGGTGGAGGTGCTCAAAGGCCAGACCCACATCATGCTGACCATCAAG gAGACTGGCCGCTACCCTGCCTACAAGGAGATGGTCTCTGAGTACTGTTGGCTCGACCGAC TGAGCAACGGGGTGCTGCAGCAGCTGTCCCCCGCCTCCGAGAGCAGCTCCAGCGTGTCCTCGTTCGCCTCCAGCGCCCCCTACAGCTCGACCGAGGGCTCGCTCCCTTCCGACCGCATGGACGTGTGCCTGGGGCCCGAGGAGCCCAGCTGGGGCCGGGCAGACACGGCCATGCAGACGGAGCCGGAGCCGGGGGCCCGCGTGGAGACCTGGTGCAGCGTGCGCCCCACCGTCATCCTCAGGGACACGGCCATCCGCTCCGAGGCGCCCGCGCCcacccgccgcctggactccgcCCTCTCTGAGTCCCCCAAGACTGCTCTGCTGCTGGCGCTCAGTCGGCCCCGGCCCCCCATCACTCGCTCCCAGAGCCACCTGACTTTGTGGG AGGAGAAGAAGCAGCGGAAGAAGGAGAAGTTGGGGTCctctggggagaaaggggccctgcAGCGCTCCAAGACGCTGATGAACCTCTTCTTCAAGGGAGGGCGGCAGGGCCGGCTGGCAGGGGACGGGCACAGAGAGGCCTGGACGCTGGATGGCCGGAGCCCCGCTAGGTCACGCCCTCGTCTGGACATGGAGAAAG cAGGGAGCGTGGGTCCCGTGCAGAAGTCTGTGACCTGGAGACTGAGACGTG ACCGGGAGAGGGGCCGCACGCTGCTCTCTGGCAGGCCCGCGAGCCCCTGCAGCCGGCTGCCCGAGGCCGAGGAGCGGGTGCAGGCCTGGGAGAGCCGCCGGCCCCTGATTCAGGACCTGGCCCGGCGGCTGCTCACGGAGGACGAGGTGCTGGCGGTCACCCGCCACTGCTCCCGG TACGTGCACGAGGGCGGCGTGGAAGACCTGGTGAGGCCGCTGCTGGCCATCCTGGACAGGCCCACCAAGCTGCTACTACTGAGAGACATCAG GAGTGTGGTGGCCCCCACTGACCTGGGCCGCTTCGACAGCATGGTGATGCCTGTGGAGCTGGAGGCCTTCGAGGCCCTCAGGAGCAGGGCAG TTCGGCCTCCGGCTTTGCGGCCCGCCCGGCAGGACACCCCACCCAAGCGGCATCTCATCACACCTGTGCCTG aCAGTCGTGGCGGCTTCTACCTGCTGCCCGTGAACGGCTTCTCTGAGGAGGAAGGCGACAGGGAGCTGAGGGAGCGGCTGGAAGACCTGCAGGTGTCCCCGGGGGCCACCGCCGCCACCCCACGCCACCCTCCGAAAGGGATCCCCCCTCTCCGAGACGTGCCAGTGGATGCCTTCGCCCCGCGCCGAGGCACCggcacccctcctccccagccaccccccgTGGCACCCCGGCCCCAGAGGCCCAACTGGCTGCTGACCGAGCCCCGAGAAGACCCTCGGCAGAGCCGGAGTCAGGGCCCGGCCCAGAGCCgtagccgcagccgcagccgggGCCGGGGCAAGTCCCCGGGGCGCGGCCGGTCCCCGTCCCCGGcgcccacctcctgccccagcaCGGCCAACGGGCGCTACCACAAGCCACGGAGGCCCAGGCCCGCTCTGCCCAGACCTCTGGACGGGCAGGCAGCCCAGGCAGGGGACAGCCCAGCGCCACCCCCGGAGAACGGGACTGTCGGGCCAGCAGAGGTGGCCACAGCGGCCCCCCGGGGGGAGCTGAGGACAGTCACGCTGTCCAAAACCAAGCAATCTCTGG GCATCAGCATTTCTGGGGGCATCGAGTCCAGGGTGCAGCCCATGGTGAAGATAGAAAAGATCTTCCCCGGAGGGGCCGCCTTCCTCAGTGGGACCCTGCAG GCGGGCTTCGAGCTTGTGGCTGTGGATGGAGAGAGCCTGGAGCAGGTGACCCACCAGCGAGCCGTGGACACCATCCGCCGGGCTTATCGGAACAAGGCCCGTGAGCCCATGGAGCTGGTGGTCAGGGTCCCCGGGCCGGGCCCACAGGCCCTACCCTCCAGCTCATCAGCCCTCCCTGGCCAGCGGCTCCCTGCTGACCGGCCCCCGCCCACTGACCCCTGA
- the LZTS2 gene encoding leucine zipper putative tumor suppressor 2 translates to MAIVHTRPLPLEPTPEAATAPHAPAMGSVSSLISGRPCPGGTAPPRHHGPPGPTFFRQQDGLLRGGYEAQEPLCPAVPPRKAVPTTTFTYVNEDFRSESPASPSSDIEDAREQRARNAHLRGPPPKLVPVSGKLEKNMEKILIRPTAFKPVLPKPRGAPSLPGFLGPRAAGLSGSQGSLTQLFGGPASSSSSSSSSAADKPLALSGWTSGCPSGTLSDSGRNSLSSLPTYSTGGTEPATHSPGGHLPSHGPGRGALPGPTRGAPTGPSHSDSGRSSSSKSTGSLGGRGAGGLSGGVPRASPDSSSCGERSPLPPPPPPPPSDEALLHCVLEGKLRDREAQLQQLRDSLDESEATMCQVSEERQRPWPREDGPAQTQRAQRAQQLLQLQVFQLQQEKRQLQDDFAQLLQEREQLERRCATFEREQRELGPRLEETKWEVCQKSGEISLLKQQLKESQAELVQKGSELVALRVALREARAALRVSEGRMRGLQEAAQARELELEACSQELQRHRQDAERLREKAGQLDTEAAGLREPPGPAGTTDPFLLAESDEAKVQRVVAGVGGSLRAQVERLRGELQRERRRGEEQRDSFEGERLAWQAEKEQVIRYQKQLQHNYIQMYRRNRQLEQELQQLSLELEARELAELGLAEPAPCICLEEITATEI, encoded by the exons ATGGCCATCGTGCACACTCGGCCGCTGCCGCTGGAGCCCACGCCTGAGGCTGCCACAGCCCCCCACGCGCCAGCCATGGGCAGCGTGAGCAGCCTGATCTCCGGGCGGCCCTGCCCCGGGGGCacagccccgccccgccaccaCGGCCCCCCAGGGCCCACCTTCTTCCGCCAGCAGGATGGGCTCCTTCGGGGCGGTTATGAGGCGCAGGAGCCTCTGTGCCCGGCTGTGCCCCCCCGGAAGGccgtccccaccaccaccttcacCTACGTCAACGAGGACTTCCGGAGCGAGTCCCCCGCCAGCCCCAGCAGCGACATCGAAGACGCCCGGGAGCAGCGGGCACGCAACGCCCACCTGCGCGGCCCCCCACCCAAGCTCGTCCCGGTCTCTGGGAAGCTGGAGAAG AACATGGAGAAGATCCTGATCCGCCCCACGGCCTTCAAGCCTGTGCTGCCCAAGCCGCGAGGGGCCCCGTCTCTGCCCGGCTTCCTGGGTCCTCGGGCCGCCGGACTCTCGGGGAGCCAGGGGAGCCTCACCCAGCTGTTCGGGggccccgcctcctcctcctcttcctcctcctcctcggctgCCGACAAACCCCTGGCCCTGAGCGGCTGGACCAGCGGCTGCCCATCGGGGACACTCTCTGACTCCGGCCGGAACTCACTGTCCAGCCTGCCCACTTACAGCACGGGGGGCACCGAGCCAGCCACCCACTCCCCGGGCGGGCACCTGCCCTCCCATGGCCCTGGGCGGGGGGCACTGCCAGGGCCCACCCGAGGGGCCCCGACCGGGCCCTCCCACTCGGACAGTGGTCGATCTTCGTCCAGCAAAAGCACCGGCTCCCTGGgaggccggggggccggggggctctcAGGCGGGGTCCCCCGTGCCTCCCCCGACAGCAGCTCCTGTGGGGAGCgctcccctctgcccccgccaCCGCCGCCACCACCTTCCGACGAGGCCCTGCTGCACTGTGTCCTGGAAGGGAAGCTCCGTGACCGCGAGGCGCAGCTGCAGCAGCTCCGGGACAGTCTGGACGAGAGTGAGGCTACCATGTGTCAG GTGTCTGAGGAGCGGCAGCGGCCCTGGCCGCGGGAGGACGGCCCCGCCCAGACCCAGCGGGCCCAGCGGGCAcagcagctgctgcagctgcAGGTGTTCCAGCTGCAGCAGGAGAAGCGGCAGCTGCAGGACGACTTTGCGCAGCTGCTGCAGGAGCGGGAGCAGCTGGAGCGACGCTGCGCCACCTTCGAGCGGGAGCAGCGGGAGCTCGGGCCGCGACTCGAGGAGACCAAGTGGGAG GTCTGCCAGAAGTCGGGGGAGATCTCCCTGCTGAAGCAGCAGCTGAAGGAGTCTCAGGCGGAGCTGGTGCAGAAGGGCAGCGAGCTGGTGGCCCTGCGAGTGGCCCTGCGGGAGGCCCGGGCGGCACTGCGCGTCAGTGAGGGCCGGATGCGGGGCCTCCAGGAAGCGGCCCAGGCCCGGGAGCTAGAGCTGGAGGCCTGTTCCCAGGAGCTGCAGCGGCACCGCCAGGACGCCGAGCGGCTGCGGGAGAAGGCGGGGCAGCTGGACACCGAGGCGGCTGGACTCCGGGAGCCGCCGGGACCGGCGGGGACCACAGACCCCTTCCTGCTGGCCGAGAGCGATGAGGCCAAGGTGCAGCGGGTCGTGGCCGGAGTCGGGGGCAGCCTGCGGGCCCAGGTGGAGCGGCTGCGGGGCGAGCTGCAGAGGGAGCGGCGCCGCGGAGAGGAGCAGCGGGACAGCTTCGAGGGGGAGCGGCTGGCCTGGCAGGCCGAGAAGGAGCAGGTGATCCGCTACCAGAAGCAGCTGCAGCACAACTACATCCAGATGTACCGGCGCAACCGGCAGCTGGAGCAGGAGCTGCAGCAGCTCAGCCTGGAGCTGGAGGCCCGGGAGCTGGCGGAGCTGGGCCTGGCCGAGCCCGCCCCCTGCATCTGCCTGGAGGAGATCACCGCCACGGAAATCTAG
- the TWNK gene encoding twinkle mtDNA helicase encodes MWVLLRGGHPLRVLLPLRCEWMARRGLPRSLGPGPPRRRYRKEALPALDGPALPVTTTEIRQYLRAHGIPFQDGHSCLRAPSPFVGDAQLQDQAGAPASSSLFIDKTTGRFLCMISLAEGSWEDFQASVEGRGDGAREGLLLGESPEAQDSEEVLRIWERAVPLWDLPEQEEAQLARVMFGLTKVTDDTLRRFSVRYLRPARSLVFPWFFPGSMRLRGLKLLGAESQGEEVRYVETTIPRPGAYRNLFGLPLIGRRDVELVLTSGELDSLALSQSTGLPTLALPRGTACLPPALLPYLEQFRRIVLWLGDDLRSWEAAKLFARKLNPKRCSLVRPGDKQPRPLEALNQGLNLSRILRTALPAWHKSIVSFRQLREEVLGELSNVEQAAGIRWSRFPDLNRLLKGHRKGELTVFTGPTGSGKTTFISEYALDLCTQGVNTLWGSFEISNVRLARVMLTQFAVGRLEEQLDKYDEWADRFEDLPLYFMTFHGQQSIRTVIDTMQHAVYVYDICHVVIDNLQFMMGHEQLSSDRIAAQDYIVGAFRKFATDNNCHVTLVIHPRKEDDDKELQTASIFGSAKASQEADNVLILQDRKLVTGPGKRYLQVSKNRFDGDVGVFPLEFNKSSLTFSIPPKSKARLKKIKDDNGLVTKKPSAGKKGASSQNLEAGSSPAPNPY; translated from the exons ATGTGGGTCCTCCTGCGCGGGGGGCACCCCCTCCGCGTCCTGCTGCCCCTGCGCTGCGAGTGGATGGCGCGCAGGGGCCTGCCCAGAAGCCTGGGCCCGGGCCCACCTCGCCGACGCTACCGGAAGGAGGCCCTCCCGGCCCTGGATGGCCCCGCGCTGCCCGTCACAACCACCGAGATCCGCCAGTACTTGCGGGCGCACGGCATCCCCTTCCAGGACGGCCACAGCTGCCTGCGAGCCCCCAGCCCCTTTGTCGGGGACGCCCAGCTCCAGGACCAGGCCGGGGCGCCCGCCTCCTCCAGCCTCTTCATCGACAAGACCACGGGCCGCTTCCTGTGCATGATCAGCCTCGCCGAAGGGAGCTGGGAGGACTTCCAGGCCAGTGTGGAGGGCCGcggggatggggccagagagggccTCCTGCTCGGCGAGTCCCCTGAGGCCCAGGACAGCGAGGAGGTCCTGAGGATCTGGGAGCGGGCCGTGCCCCTCTGGGACCTGCCTGAGCAGGAGGAGGCCCAGCTGGCCCGTGTGATGTTTGGCCTCACCAAAGTGACAGATGACACGCTCAGGCGCTTCAGCGTGCGCTATCTGCGGCCAGCGCGCAGCCTGGTCTTCCCCTGGTTCTTCCCGGGAAGCATGAGACTAAGGGGTCTGAAGCTCCTGGGAGCTGAAAGCCAAGGGGAGGAGGTGCGCTACGTGGAGACCACCATTCCGCGGCCGGGTGCCTACCGCAACCTGTTTGGGTTGCCGCTAATTGGTCGTCGGGATGTGGAGCTGGTCCTGACCAGTGGCGAGCTGGACAGCCTGGCCCTGAGTCAGTCCACAGGCCTGCCCACCCTGGCCCTCCCCCGAGGCACTGCCTGcttgcccccagccctgctcccgtATCTCGAACAGTTCCGAAGGATTGTGCTCTGGCTGGGGGATGACCTTCGGTCCTGGGAAGCTGCCAAATTGTTTGCCCGAAAACTAAACCCCAAACGATGTTCATTGGTGCGGCCTGGAGACAAGCAGCCACGTCCCCTGGAGGCCCTGAACCAAGGCTTAAATCTTAGCCGAATTCTGCGCACGGCACTGCCCGCTTGGCACAAGTCAATTGTGTCTTTCCGCCAGCTTCGGGAGGAGGTGCTAGGAGAACTGTCCAATGTGGAGCAGGCAGCGGGCATCCGCTGGAGCCGCTTCCCAGACCTCAACCGTCTCCTGAAGGGTCATCGAAAGGGCGAGCTGACAGTCTTCACAG GGCCAACAGGCAGTGGAAAGACCACATTCATCAGTGAGTATGCCCTGGATTTGTGTACCCAGGGGGTGAACACGCTGTGGGGGAGCTTTGAGATCAGCAACGTGAGACTAGCTCGGGTCATGCTGACCCAGTTTGCTGTGGGGCGACTGGAAGAGCAGCTGGACAAATACGATGAGTGGGCCGACCGCTTTGAGGACCTGCCCCTGTATTTCATGACTTTTCATGGACAGCAGAGCATCAG GACAGTAATAGACACAATGCAACATGCAGTCTACGTCTATGACATTTGTCATGTGGTCATCGATAATCTGCAATTTATGATGGGTCACGAGCAGCTGTCTTCAGACAG gattgCAGCGCAAGATTACATCGTGGGGGCCTTTCGGAAATTTGCAACAGACAATAACTGCCATGTGACACTGGTCATTCATCCCCGGAAGGAAGATGATGACAAGGAGCTGCAGACAGCGTCCATATTTGGCTCAGCCAAA GCAAGCCAGGAAGCGGACAATGTTCTGATCCTCCAGGACAGGAAACTGGTCACTGGGCCAGGGAAACGGTATCTACAGGTGTCCAAGAACCGCTTTGATGGAGACGTGGGTGTCTTCCCACTTGAGTTCAACAAGAGCTCTCTCACCTTCTCTATACCTCCAAAGAGCAAAGCCCGGCTGAAGAAGATCAAGGATGACAATGGGCTGGTGACCAAAAAGCCCTCTGCTGGCAAAAAAGGTGCCTCATCCCAGAACTTGGAGGCTGGCTCTAGCCCGGCTCCAAACCCGTACTAG
- the MRPL43 gene encoding 39S ribosomal protein L43, mitochondrial, with translation MTARGTPSRFLTSVLHNGLGRYVQQLQRLSFTLSRDGPSSRGAREFVEQAAIDFARRNPGVVLYVNPRPCCVPRVVAEYLNGAVHEESLHGKSLEEIGALVQKLAARSGLDVIRIRKPFHTDNPSIQGQWHPFTNKALAAGGLRPRESPPPAPGP, from the exons ATGACGGCGCGGGGGACCCCGAGCCGGTTCCTGACCAGCGTCCTCCACAACGGGCTGGGGCGCTACGTGCAGCAGCTGCAGCGCCTCAGCTTCACCCTCAGCCGCGACGGGCCCTCGTCCCGCGGCGCCAG GGAGTTCGTGGAACAGGCGGCGATCGACTTCGCCCGCCGGAACCCCGGCGTGGTGCTGTACGTGAACCCGCGGCCGTGCTGTGTGCCCAGAGTGGTGGCGGAGTACC TGAACGGGGCGGTGCACGAGGAGAGCCTGCACGGCAAGTCGCTCGAGGAGATCGGCGCCCTGGTGCAGAAGCTGGCCGCCCGCTCGGGGCTGGACGTGATCCGCATCCGCAAGCCCTTCCACACCGACAACCCCAGCATCCAGGGCCAGTGGCACCCCTTCACCAACAAAGCCTTGGCGGCAGGCGGGCTGCGCCCCCGGgagtccccgccccccgccccggggccgtGA